One genomic region from Streptomyces sp. SID8374 encodes:
- a CDS encoding AbrB/MazE/SpoVT family DNA-binding domain-containing protein, with product MEPSETVVTTVRIGQRGRLILPAQAQRATGIGQGTQVALRTGPNGSITIEPLWAVTNRLRAEYTELLDDQLPVGPALLFAGGRQVDPDDLTDLGPALHHLPDRDPGSGRRVYRDDRGPVLTSRAVLAWLTAEHGALIADALPYGLLPEAGVSDLVTHLARAGAHERADALLTDLGVLGLRMLGTAKNRATLAEDTAVALELIRTADTAGYLLTMPDALCAAAARRLEAGLVAADLLAPTAS from the coding sequence ATGGAGCCATCCGAGACCGTCGTCACCACCGTCCGCATCGGGCAGCGCGGACGCCTGATCCTGCCCGCCCAGGCCCAACGTGCGACCGGCATCGGCCAGGGCACCCAGGTCGCCTTGCGGACCGGGCCGAACGGGTCCATCACCATCGAGCCGCTGTGGGCGGTGACGAACCGTCTGCGCGCCGAGTACACCGAGCTGCTGGACGACCAGCTGCCCGTCGGCCCGGCTCTGCTGTTCGCCGGCGGCCGCCAGGTCGATCCCGACGACCTCACCGACCTCGGCCCGGCCCTGCACCACTTGCCCGACCGGGATCCCGGCAGCGGCCGCCGGGTGTACCGCGACGATCGCGGGCCGGTGCTCACCTCCCGGGCCGTCCTCGCCTGGCTCACCGCCGAGCACGGCGCTCTCATCGCGGACGCACTGCCGTACGGACTTCTCCCCGAAGCCGGGGTCTCCGACCTCGTCACGCACCTGGCCCGGGCCGGGGCTCACGAACGCGCTGACGCGCTGCTCACCGACCTCGGTGTCCTCGGCCTTCGGATGCTCGGCACGGCCAAGAATCGTGCCACGCTCGCCGAAGACACGGCGGTGGCGCTGGAGCTGATCCGGACAGCCGATACGGCCGGGTACCTGCTCACCATGCCCGATGCCCTGTGCGCGGCGGCCGCACGTCGCCTGGAGGCCGGGCTGGTGGCCGCCGACCTTCTCGCCCCCACCGCCTCCTGA
- a CDS encoding response regulator: MGELRPLGEDLTQESRALAQALRELFEGLDVSVRRYAARHSRDPGTFSRYLNGTRLPPWEVIMGIMTDLAEHRGTTVTAEAIDFIRGLHGSAFDSSSSPNHAVEIIEQQLADADHVSRRSTVRGDVLGDALLERQNRIANLEVRLNQMEATLTTERERAGQLAADNPDVSELLGEREVLRQEVTRLGSELQAAHDQRDAAEARCDLLERQLAAVEHPVALPAAPPLRMPKVLVVDDQPDNLLAMTAVLETLDQELVTVSSGRDALRALLDHDDFAVIIMDVQMPGMDGYETAAHIKRRPRTRDVPIIFLTAMGIDPEHTARGYAAGAVDYISKPFDPWALRAKVAVFTEIHLERRIAS, encoded by the coding sequence ATGGGTGAGCTGCGCCCCCTGGGAGAGGACCTGACGCAGGAGTCGCGGGCACTCGCGCAGGCCCTGCGCGAGCTGTTCGAGGGCCTGGACGTGTCCGTCCGCCGCTACGCGGCCCGGCACAGCCGCGACCCCGGCACGTTCTCCCGGTACCTCAACGGAACCCGTCTGCCTCCCTGGGAGGTGATCATGGGGATCATGACGGACCTCGCCGAGCACCGCGGCACGACCGTCACGGCCGAGGCCATCGACTTCATCCGCGGCCTGCACGGCTCCGCGTTCGACTCCAGCTCCTCCCCGAACCACGCGGTGGAGATCATCGAGCAGCAGCTGGCCGACGCGGACCACGTCTCGCGGCGCTCCACCGTCCGCGGCGACGTCCTGGGCGACGCCCTGCTGGAACGCCAGAACCGGATCGCCAACCTGGAAGTGCGCCTCAACCAGATGGAGGCGACCCTCACCACCGAACGCGAGCGGGCCGGCCAGCTGGCAGCGGACAACCCCGACGTGTCGGAACTCCTCGGGGAACGCGAGGTGCTGCGGCAGGAGGTGACGCGGCTGGGCAGCGAGCTCCAGGCGGCCCATGACCAGCGGGATGCCGCCGAGGCGCGCTGCGACCTGCTGGAGCGACAGCTCGCCGCCGTCGAACACCCGGTCGCTCTGCCAGCGGCCCCTCCGCTGCGCATGCCCAAGGTGCTCGTCGTGGACGACCAGCCCGACAACCTGCTCGCCATGACGGCAGTGCTGGAGACACTGGACCAGGAGCTCGTCACCGTCTCTTCCGGCCGCGACGCCCTCAGGGCACTCCTGGACCACGACGACTTCGCCGTCATCATCATGGACGTGCAGATGCCCGGGATGGACGGCTACGAGACCGCCGCCCACATCAAGCGCCGCCCCCGCACCCGGGACGTGCCGATCATCTTCCTCACCGCCATGGGCATCGACCCCGAACACACCGCCCGCGGCTACGCCGCCGGCGCCGTCGACTACATCAGCAAACCCTTCGACCCCTGGGCCCTGCGCGCCAAGGTCGCCGTCTTCACCGAGATCCACCTCGAACGCCGGATCGCCTCGTAG